The Devosia sp. MC521 genome segment TGAAAACAATGTTCCAGCCACCAAGGTCAACAAGGTCTTGGAAGGTCGCCCACACATCGTCGATGCGATGAAGAACGGTTCGGTTCATCTGGTGATCAACACCACCGATGGCGCCAAGGCAATCAGCGACGGCCGCGACATCCGCCGCACCGCGCTTCTGGCCAAGATCCCGTATTACACCACCATCGACGGCGCGATGGCCGCAGTTGAAGGCATCATCGCCTACTCCAAGGGCAACCTCACGGTCCGCCCACTGCAGGACTATTTCACCGCCTAATCCGCGCGAAACCCGAATCCGAAAAGGCCCGCCCCGCGCGGGCCTTTTTTTATGCTCTCAAAGACCACCGATACGCTCCCCAACACCGAACCAGCCTCCCTCCCCCTACCAGGGGGAGGCTTGGTGGGGGTCCCCATCCACAGTCCCCACAGCAACCCTCCCCCTCGTCTCCGCATTCATCTACGATACATCTTGGCTCCGCCATAAAGAGCGAAACCAAGCACACGAGGATTGCCCATGTTGCGTCGTACTGCCGTTACACTCAGCCTTCTTCTCGCCACCACGTCTCTTGCCGTCGCCCAATCGGACACCGACGAAGCCATCGCCCAGTTTACCGGGGCCAATGGCTTCTCGCTCGTCGACACCGAAACGCTTGAAGCAACTCTCGCCAGCTATTGGCTCGATACCAATGCCGCCACCCCAGACGGCACCGTCGGCCCTATCGAGAAAGCCCTGCTCATTGCCGATGACGCTATCGAGAGCACGCGCACCCGCACCGAGCTTTCTTATGGCGAAATGATCGACAGCGCAGAGGACGGATCTTCCGCCCCTGTGAGCTTTATCGAAGTCCGCCACTTCAACTTGGGCCCAACTATCCGCGCTGAACTGGCAGCGGACCTCGGGGAAGAAAACGTCGCCGACGCAGCCGAGTTCGGCACTGGCGAACACCGCGCTTGGCGCTTCGTCTTCACCCCGACCATGAACAATCAGGCGATCCTTCTCCAAGCCTCGACCAAGGAAATCTCGGCCAAAGAGGCGTCAAAGCAGGATTGCCAGGGCACCCCCTGCCTCGACAGCTATCGTGACTTCCAAGACATGGCGGATTGGACCGAAGTAGAGGGCGAGCAGCCCGATTGGCCCCTGCTCTATGCGGACGTCGCCGATGATGTGGCGATCCCTGCCTATGCCGCCGCGCGCCTCGCCACTCTGGGCTATTGGGCCAATGCCGAAAGCGGCGAGTATCAGTGGACCTATGGCGAGCACCCTGAAGGCGTGGAACGTTACGAAATGTACCGCTTCCTCTCCATGGACCGTAATCTCGGCAACGAAATCGGGCTGGACGCCGTCTGGCACGAAACCAAGCTCAACGACGATGCCGTCACCGATCTCTGGTATCGCTTCGCCGATGTCGCCGGCTTCCACACGGTCTTTACCGCCAGCGCAGGTCGCTAGAAACGCTGAAAAACCATCAATCCGGTCGCGCGCCAAAGGCCAATCGCCAGCGCGAGCGACCGGACTGCCATCGCAATTGCAGCCCCTGCCGCTGCGCCGATCAGCCCAAATTGAGGGGTGAGCGCCGCGATAAGCACCACGCTGGCCGTGACGCTGACAAGGTTGACGACGATCCCCGTCCTCTGTTTACCCAGCACGATCAGCGCCTCTTGGGCCTGACCGCTGAGCGATTTGGCCACCATGCCTGCCCCAAGCACCGCCACCAGCGGCCACCCGGCCTCATAGGCCTCGCCGAACGCGCGCAACAGCAGTGGCGCGGCGATAATCGTCACAGCGACGGCCGCCGTCGTAAGCCCCACCGTCAGCATTGTCCCGCGCGAAATACTGCGCTGAAGTTGGTCGTTCGATGCGCCAGCGAAATCGAGCGCATAGCGCCGCCCTGCAACCAGCGTCATCGCATAGGCGACAAATCCCCCCAGCGCCAAACACCGCGCCGCCGCAAAATAAACCGCCACCTCTTCCGGCCCAGCCAACAGCGCCAGCATCAGCACGTCGGCATAGCCGGTCAAATCCTCGAGCCCCGACAGAACCAACAGCGGCAACGAGGCCGTCAGCCAAACCCGCTTTTGTCGCGCGCTCACCGCGCCCGCCACGCCGAGCCTGCGCACCCGCTGTCCCACCACCAGCGCCAGCGAACCACTGATCACAGCCATAGCCGTGATGAAAACGCCGCCCACCACCGGCAGGGTCAATTCAACGCCGCGCCCGTGCAGCAGCAAAACCGCGCCTATAACCAGCAGTGGCCGAACCACATAAACAGGCACCGCTGCCAGGCGGAACCAGCCAAAGCTGCGCGCGACGCCTTCAATGAAATACTCAAGCGCAATAAAGGGCAGCCCCAACGCGACCAAGATTATGACGAGCCCAGCGCCCCCTTGCGGCCCCAAGCCCATGCCGAGGGCAACGCCGGCTACGCCGAGCGCCACGCTGACCCCGCCCACAAGGCGCAAGCCAAACCGCCAATAGCCGAACAGCTTCACCCGCTTATCGCGCAGCTGATACCGCGGCAAAAATCGCACACTGGATTCGGCAAAGCCCAGCGCCGCAAAGCTCCCGAGCGCGAGGATCCAGCTCCACAGCGTCACGAACCCGCCGTAGTAATCGGCGGGCATCAGCCGCGCTAAAACCACCTGCATGGCGAACACAAGGCCCGCCCCGGCAACGCGAATGGCTATGGCAATCGCCGCATCGGCAAAACTGCTTTGACCGTCAGACATACAGCAGCAAACACACGCTACCTTGTAGGAAGTTCGTCCATCTCTGCATCAGTACTGGCAGCCGTTCATAGTGCCGCTTCACAAACGGCCGAACGGTCGGCAACCAGTAACCGGTATAGACCCGGCCCTTCCACGATAGCGGCTTGGCCCGTGTCGCCACGGCATGCGCGCTATTGGTCCAGCTGTTTTTATAATCGGCCGGATTGACCAGCAGATCATATGCGCGCGCGCCCTGCTCGATCAGCCAGCCCACCGTCATTTCCATCTGCACCTTGCCCGGAGACAGCTCGCGCAAGCTCCAGTCAAAGCTGCCGATATAGGCGTAGTAATGCCGGTAATGCAGAAAACCGAGTTCAAGCGCCACGACCCTGTCGCCTACGCGCAGCACGGAAATACAGGCGCCAGAGCGCTGATCACTATCTCCAGGCAGTCGCTTGAGGAAGGCGGCATAGCCCTGGGCCGAAAACCCCACACTCCGCCGCCCTGTCTGCGCCAGCCATTCGCGCTTCCAGTTCACCGCCTGCTCAACGAGCCCATCAAAGCCCGCATCGTCTGGAAAGACCATCTCAAAAGACACGTCGCCCAATCGCGCCAGATGATTGCGCCGCCGATTGCGGTTCCGCTTCTGCAGTTTTCCCAAGCGCTCGAAGTAAGCATCAGCGCTCACATAGGGCGTCAGATCGAGGACCGAGCTCTGATTAGGTTCTTCGCGGACCCGAGCAATGGTTGCGATCATGCGATCAAGCGCCGACCCTTCGATGACACAACGCTGCACCCAAACGTCAGTCTTCGAGGCGCGCACGGCTAAGCGCAGCGCCTCAACGACCTCAGGGTCGCTCGTCGCGCCCGCCAAGGCCAGAGCACCACAATATTGCGCGTGTGCCTCGCCAAGCGTCACGAGCCGCGCGATCCCGCCCTTACGGGTCACCACCAGCGGCACGATGGCCAGCAAGACTTCGTCGCGCCACAGCGTAATCACATAGGGCTCGGTCGCTTCAGTGCAGAATTCCGCAACCCACGATCGGCACCAGTCAAACGATTGGAAATAGCTCATCGGGTCGGAGCATCGCAGCTCCAACGCCCGCCAGTGCTGTTCATTCGCATCAATATCGTGGAGCGACGCAAGAATTCGCGTTGTCACCCCGGATGTTACCGCCCGCAAAATGTGATCTCCCATCGTCACATTCGAACACAATGAAACGACCGACCGAATATGGAAACAGTAAAGTATTCTTACGGTAAATACTTATTAGTCTTTGAAAAACGTATCGACCGCCGAGATGGCATTTTCAATGTCATCATCGCCGATATCAATATGGGTGACCCAGCGATGCTCCCCATAGCCGCCGCCGAATGCAATACCCATGCTTTCCAGATGCTCTGTCAGCGCTCCAGAGACTTCACGCTCTGCCTTTGCCCAGACGATATTGGTGTCCGGCATGGTCACACTCAATTGCGGGTGCCGCGCCAGACCCTCGGCCAAACGCTTGGCGCGCTTATGATCGTCGGCAAGCCGTTCAACATTATGGTCCAGCGCATAGAGTGCCGCGGCCGCCAGAATGCCCGACTGACGCAATCCGCCACCCACCATTTTGCGATAGCGCCGGGCTTTGCCAATCAGCTCCCCGCGCCCAACAAGCACCGAGCCCACGGGCGCACCCAAGCCCTTAGAGAGGCAGATCGAAACCGTATCAAACCGTTTCCCCAGCGTCGCAATATCGATGCTCAATGCCAGCGCCGCGTTGAACCCGCGCGCCCCATCCAGATGCAGCCCCAGCCCATGGCGATCCGCCACATCAGCAACGGCATCCATATAGCCCATCGGCAGCGCCCGCCCGCCAAAAGTGTTTTCGAGCGCGATTAGCCGCGTCCGCGCATAATGACTGTCGTCAGGCTTAATGGCGTTTTCAATGTCATCGATGGCCATCGTTCCATCGGCCTGATGCGCAATAGGCTGCGGCTGGATCGACCCGAGCACTGCCGCGCCACCGGCCTCATGCGCATAGCAATGCGCGTCCTGCCCCGCGATATATTCGTCGCCACGCTCACAATGGGCTAGGAGAGCCAGAAGGTTAGACATTGTGCCGGAAGGCACAAACATCGCCGCCTCTTTGTCCATCATGCCGGCTATGCGCTGTTCCAGCAGGTTGACCGTCGGATCGTCGCCGTAAACATCGTCCCCCACCTCCGCCTCTGCCATTGCTGCCCGCATCCCATCGCTGGGACGCGTGACAGTGTCAGAGCGAAAATCGTGGCGGATGGTATTCATGGTCATCTCCAGAGCTATCGCACCTTTATGGCCAAGTTCGGCGAGCGCCGCTAGGCAGCGACGTCACCATCCATGCCGACATCATTGGCGGCCGTCATACTATGCTGCGGCTTTTGCGCCACCACCAAGATCCCGGTAATCGGAGCGCCGCGATCCATACGTAACTCGGCGGTTTCATAGCGCAAAATGCTGAACCCAGCGGCCACCAGCGCCGTGCGCGTCGCCTCAATGCCATGGGCATAGCGCAGGCTTGGGCGTAAAAACACCGCTTCAGGGCCGTCATGCGCTTCCAGCGAAAAGGCGACGAGCCCCCCCGGCTGCAAAGCGGGCATCATCGCGCTCAGAACTGGCTCTATTGCGCCGCAATAAATCAACACGTCTGCTGCCGTCAGCAGGTCCGTGTCGCGGTCGCACCGATTGAGTGCTTCAACCAGCTCGGCCTTTTCCAGTTTATCGTAAATGCCCTTGCGGGCCGTCTCTGCAATCATCGCGGCGGAAATATCAACGCCCTCAAGATGATCAACCTTGCCGCGCAAGCGCTGGCCCATCAAGCCTGTGCCACAGCCCAGATCAATCGCGCGGCCAAACCGCTCAATGCCAAGGCGTGCCATCTCTTGATTGACAATTTCGTCGAGCAGTTCAGGCACTTTATAGCCCAGTTTACCGACCAGCGATTGCTCGAACTTGGCAGCATATTGGTCAAAAAGGGCTTCGACATAGCCCACTGCCGTCCCCTGACCTGCAGCACCGGCATTATGCGCTGCCAGTTTTAATCTAGCCCCGAAAACACCGTGGTCATCGAGAGCTTCAAGCCGCCGCCAAGCGCCTATGGCCGCGGAAATATTGCCGGCTTTTTCGTGGTAGTTGCCGAGCAGGTCCCAACCGGCAGCCCATTCGGGGGCCAATTCCAGAGCCTGCTCCATCAGCTCTGAGGCTGCAGCGGGATCACCACTTTGGTCCAGCTGCCGCGCATAGTCGGCACGCCGATCGGCGAATACATCGCCGGAAGAATAAATCGCCTTGCTCAAGACGGTACGCTTTCGAGAGGACACGGCCATGCTGACCGCGACTGCGAATTAGCCGGAAAAACCGTACACGCGCAAGGAGAATACAGGGCACGATTGAGGCACCGACCCGCGTGAAAATTTCGCCCCAGATTCCGCCGAAATCGGCACGAATTTTCACGATAATGCACGCGAAGGGCAATTGCCTTTTCAGAAATTGCTTCCGGCAAACAACTGACCACTCACGAGAACTGTCGCTATTTATCGAAAGCACCCCCATCAACACACGAGATATTGATGCAATCGTTTTTTCAGGTTAGGTTCCGCCCATCGAATACTGCGGCCGACTGACCTAAAGACGCGAATTGCCATTCGCCATTGCTGTCATCATCTTCCGATAGTTCGATATCAACTAGGGGGCCTGATCAGGTGCATGATCAGAACCTCATTTAGCAGAGACGTCACGAGGGATAGCGCATTATGGCAACGGGCACCGTTAAGTGGTTCAACGGCCAAAAAGGTTATGGTTTCATCCAGCCAGACGAGGGTGGCGCAGATGTGTTCGTTCACATTTCTGCTGTCCAGCGTTCGGGCCTGAACGGCTTGGATGAAGGCCAAAAGGTGAACTACGAAATCGTCAAGGACAAGCGCACGGGTAAGTCCGCCGCTGACAATTTGACGACGTCGTAATCACGAACCTGGCTTAATGGATTGGGGCGTGCCCTAGGCGCGCCCTTTTCTCTTGCCCACGCTCTTTGCTACTTTTCAAGTGTCCTTGGGTGTGCGCTGCGCGGTTTGGCCTAGTTTCAACGGCTTGACCGCGAGCGAACCTCCGGGCAAGGTCAAATCTTCCCCAGATCCTTATTCGCGACGCATGAGCCGACCGACCGGCTGGGGTAAACTATTTGGGGCCAAGCTGGCTTCAAACCAGATCAACGACTAAGCAGCGCGGCCGGCAAATGTTGGCGGCGCGCTCATTACTATTTTGCCGAGCCGATTGGAGGCAGCAGGAATGGACAAGATCCCAATGACGGTGCAGGGCCAAAAGGCCCTTGCCGCAGAATTCGAGCACCGCACAAGCAATGAGCGCCGTCGTATCATCGACGCCATCGCGGAAGCGCGCGCTCACGGCGATCTGTCTGAAAATGCAGAATATTCCGCTGCCAAAGAACAACAGGCACTGAACGAGGGCCGGATCAAGGAACTCGAGACCATTCTCGCCTTGGCCGATGTCATCGACGTCAGCAAGCTCTCCGGCACGACGGTAAAGTTTGGCGCGACCGTCACCTTCATTGATGACGACACAGAAGTCGAAAAGACCTACCAGATCGTTGGCGATCCAGAAGCTGACGCTTCGGGCGGTCGCATCTCGATTTCGTCCCCGATTGCCCGCGCCATGATTGGCAAGGAAGAAGGCGATTCGTTCGAAGTCGCTGCTCCGGGCGGTTCGCGTGGCTACGAAATTCTCAAGATTCGCTATGTGTAATCCGCAAGTCTGCGGATAAATCCACAATAGCTGTGGTTTTCTGTATACTCCCGCGTGGTTTCACTGCGCGGGAGTTTCTTTGCCTTGAAACCACCCCGGTTCGCACCTTAACTAGGGGAAGAGGGAGCATTCCGTCTTTTAGGAGCGACATCGCGATGCACGCAAAAGTCATCATCATTGGCTCGGGTCCAGCTGGCTACAGCGCCGCGATCTATGCTGCACGCGCAATGCTCGAACCGGTCATGATCCAGGGCCTTCAGCCCGGCGGCCAGCTCACCATCACCACCGATGTGGAAAACTATCCCGGCTTTGCTGATGTCATTCAGGGTCCATGGCTCATGGACCAGATGAAGGCGCAGGCCGAGCACGTCGGCACGCGCATGGTCAACGACATCATCACCGATGTGAATTTTGACGTGCGCCCCTTCGTCCTCACCGGCGATAGCGGCGACGTCTACACCGCCGATTCCATCATCATCGCCACCGGTGCTCAGGCCAAATGGCTTGGCCTGCCGTCCGAGCAGAAGTTCCAAGGCTTTGGTGTCTCCGCTTGCGCCACCTGCGATGGCTTCTTCTATCGCGGCAAGGAAGTGCTCGTTGTCGGCGGCGGCAATACCGCTGTTGAAGAAGCCCTGTTCCTCACCAACTTCGCCGAAAAGGTGATCGTTATTCACCGCCGCGACGAATTCCGCGCCGAACGCATTCTTCAGGATCGCCTGTTCAAGAACCAGAAGATTGAAGTGCGCTGGAACACCGAAATTGTCGAAGTTGCTGGCTCCGAAATGCCACCTTCGGTCAATGCCGTCATGCTGCGCAATCGCGCCACCAACGAAGTTTATGAGCAGAAGATCGACGGCGTTTTCGTCGCCATTGGTCACGCTCCAGCCACCTCCATCTTCTCGGGCAAGCTCGACATGAAGGCTGGTGGCTATCTGCAAGTTAAGCCAGGCACCACGCAAACCAATGTTCCGGGCGTCTTCGCTGCGGGCGACGTCACCGACGACGTCTACCGTCAGGCGATCACTGCTGCTGGCATGGGCTGCATGGCCGCGCTCGATGCCGAGCGCTTCCTGGCAGAACACGAATTGGCCGAAGCGGCGGAATGAGGGTGACTGCCGTGAAACTCTTGCCTCACGCTAGAAGGAGCCGCCTCTGTCGGCTTTTCTGCAGCAGCAAGACAAGCGTTCGCCCCGGCTGATCAACATAGAAGGCGTCACGAGAAATGCTCGACTGGGACAAGCTCCGGATATTCCATACCGCCGCAGAGTCGGGCAGCTTCACGCATGCCGCCGAAAAACTAGGGATGAGCCAGTCGGCCGTGAGTCGGCAGATCTCCGCCCTAGAAGATGATCTGGGCTTTAAGCTCTTCATCCGCCACGCTCGTGGCCTCGTGCTCACCGAAGTCGGCGAGCAGCTCTTCCGCACAGCGCACCGCATGCATTGGGAACTCCAGCAAGTGGAGACCCAGATGTCGGAAAGCCAAGACGTGCCAACCGGCCCGCTGGTGGTCACCACCACCGTGGGCATTGGCTCCACCTGGCTCTCCTCGCGCCTCGACGAGTTCCTCAAACTCTATCCGCTGATCCAGCTCGAAATCCGCCTCAACGACGCTGAGCTCGATCTGGCCATGCGCGAAGCCGACGTCGCCATCCGTCTGCACCGCCCTAACCAGTCGGAAATGATCCAGCGCAAGCTGTTCACGGTGCACAACCACTTCTATGCCTCGGATGCCTACATCTCCGAATACGGCATGCCCAAGTCGCCCGAAGATTTGGACAATCACCGCATTATCAGCTTCGGCGAACCTGTCCCCTCCTATCTTGGCGACATCAACTATCTCGAACGCATGGGCCGCCCAGACTCCAGCCCGCGCCGCGCCGTACTCAAGGTCAACGCCATCTATGGCATGATGAACGCGGCCCGCGCTGGCATCGGCATCGCCATGCTCCCCGCCTATGTGGTCGAGAAGGCCGACGGCCTGGTGCAGGTGCTGCCCGAAGTCGAGCTGCCAGCCTATGAGGCCTACTTCGTTTATCCACCCGCTCTGAAGAATTCAAAGCGCGTTGGCGTCTTCCGTGACTTCCTCGTCTCCAAAGCCCGCGAGTGGAGTTTTTAGGCGCCTAACCGACCGAAGGCCAATCGCCCCTATTCTTTCTTACCTCGCCCCTACGGGGAGAGGTCGGCACGCAGTGCCGGGTAAGGGGGCCCTACTTGCAATAGGCACATCCGCAGCCCCTGCTCGGCCACGCTCAAAAGCCCCCAAATGCCCCTCGTGCGCCCTTGCTGCGGCCCATAAGTGCCAGCAAGATGCCACATAAATGCCCCTGAACGCCCCGCCGAGGTGAACCATGGCTCGCATCACCACCATCGCCCTCGATGCTGACGATACCCTCTGGGAGAACGAGCAGTTTTTCCGCCTCACAGAGGAGCGTTTCACCACGCTTTTACGCGACCACACCGATAGCGCAGATCTCAACGATCGCCTGATCAGCGCCACCATGCGCAATTTGGCTTTCTATGGTTTTGGCGCCAAAGGCTTCACCCTCTCGATGATTGAAACGGCCCTCGAGCTCACCGAACACCGCGTTCCCGGCCCCGTCATCGCTGAAATTTTGGCCGCCGGTCGCGAGCTACTCACCTATCCGGTCGAGACCCTGCCCTATGTTGATGAAGCGCTCCAAGCGCTTGAAAAGAAATATCGTTTGATCCTCATCACCAAGGGCGATGTGATCGACCAAGAGCGCAAGCTTGCCGCCTCGGGCCTCGCTGAATATTTTGCGGCTGTGGAAATCGTCCAGGATAAAACCACTGCGGTCTACGAGCGCATTTTCGCTCAGCACACCGAAGGCGCGGGCCACACGGTCATGGTCGGCAACTCAATGAAGTCTGATATCTTGCCCGCGCTTGAGGCCGGAGCCTTCGCCGTCTACGTCCCCCATCGCTTAACATGGGTTTATGAACAGGCTGATGAGCCAATAAATCATCCACGATGGGCAAAAATAGAGCATCTCGGTCAGCTCCTGCCCGTCCTCGACACCTTCGCCACCCAGGCATCCCACCCGTAAAAAACCGAACGTTTCCGGGCGATTCCGTACGGGGACTTCTGCGCCAACCGTTGATGTGAACGTTTTTTGGCGACTACATGCGTACGGCGCATGGCTGACATGCCCATTAACCAGTTCCTCATCTTCGAGGATCACCCTATATACCGCGACATCACAGCGGGTGTTTCTCCTCCCTCCCTTGCGCCCGCTGCGTTCCCTCCTTAGTGAGCCGTCAGGCTTACTACTCCTTAGGCTCCGCTCTCCCCTCGAGCGGGGCCTTTCTTTTGTCTGCAATTCTGTGGACCGATGCATAAATGCATGGCTGACATGTGTTTTCCGGGATTGCCTACTAAACCAGTAGAGTACATAAAGGCCTCGTTGCTGAGGCGCGCTCCGATCTCCTCCTCCCTTCGGACCGTGTATCGCAACACTGAGCTGCGGATCGTAACCTCCTCCCTCGATCCAATGTTCTGGCAGAGCAGCATACTCCTCCTCCCTTGCTCCTCTGCCTTTCACTTTCGATTTGGCCTCAGGCCCAGTCATCGGCCCCATCTTCGGATGGGGCCTTTTTTTTCTGCCCACTGCAACCCGGTGAGCCACCCTCCCCACGCACGCAGTTCGACCTCCCTCACCTTGAAGGGGAGGGATTGAGGATGGGGGGACGAAGCGCAGAACCAGCAATCCTCTCACGCCAGCCCGCCGGCCATCTCCCACTGAAACACAAGCCCCACCAGCCACTTGCCACGCTGCCGCGCCGCTTCATCCATACAAGCTGCACATTAAATGGACAGTTTGTCGCTGTGCCTAATGCATAGCTGGCATGACGAAGCATGCATTGTTGTGGGGGCCAGAAACGCCTAGGTTGTGTGTGTCGACGGGACGCCGCTCCGTATCCTCCTCCCACGGACCCGCGTTGTCGACACCCGGATTGGAACCGTTTCCTCCTCCCTCGGTTCTGGTCCACATGGTCTGACGCATATCCTCCTCCCATGCGCTCAGACCAACACTTTCGATTTGGCTTCGGCCCTATCATCAGGCTCCAACTTCGGTTGGAGCCTCTTTTTTTGCCCGCACAAGACTGCAGCAAGGTGACGCGTAGATTTTGCATGGCAGCATTACGCAATTGGCGCTTTTCTAGGCACTGCCGCCGATTGATAATGTCCTCAACGCAGCGCTCGTGGTGACGCTGCCCTCCAAGGTCTACGGTCCGCCGTGACCCTTAAGACCCTGCCCCTCCCCTCGGGCAGGGTCTTTTTTTAGGCAATCAAACGTCGGGCAATTCGCGCAGTGGCGTATCATCGTGAAGCGGCACGGTCTGGCGCTCGATCATGCGATGTACCCTCGGCGGTTCTGCCAACTGGTGCAGGGCCCGCAAGGCCAGCGTATTTTCCGCATCAGCCTTTGTCCGGCGCATGTTGTGCCGCAAATAATCATCCCAGGTGGGCACGTGGTAGCTTTCCACCCACAGATCGGGTTCCTGCAAATCGCGCAGCACCGCCCATTGCCGCGCCCCGTCACGAATGCGGATACGGCGACGATCAGCCATCAGTTCCAAAAACTTAGGGATGTCGTTCTGCGCGATACGATAGTCGATCATCACGAGGATCGGCCCAGAGCGTGGCCGCAGATCGAGCCGCAAAGCGGGCTCATTAAACGTGTCGAGCGGGTTGAGGTCGCGCGAGCTAAAGGCCGGCAACGGCAAGCGTAGTCCCACAGCGCCGCAAAACACCAAGACGAGAGCCGCGCACAACAGGGCCAGCTGCGGCCCGCCAAT includes the following:
- a CDS encoding oligosaccharide flippase family protein: MSDGQSSFADAAIAIAIRVAGAGLVFAMQVVLARLMPADYYGGFVTLWSWILALGSFAALGFAESSVRFLPRYQLRDKRVKLFGYWRFGLRLVGGVSVALGVAGVALGMGLGPQGGAGLVIILVALGLPFIALEYFIEGVARSFGWFRLAAVPVYVVRPLLVIGAVLLLHGRGVELTLPVVGGVFITAMAVISGSLALVVGQRVRRLGVAGAVSARQKRVWLTASLPLLVLSGLEDLTGYADVLMLALLAGPEEVAVYFAAARCLALGGFVAYAMTLVAGRRYALDFAGASNDQLQRSISRGTMLTVGLTTAAVAVTIIAAPLLLRAFGEAYEAGWPLVAVLGAGMVAKSLSGQAQEALIVLGKQRTGIVVNLVSVTASVVLIAALTPQFGLIGAAAGAAIAMAVRSLALAIGLWRATGLMVFQRF
- a CDS encoding GNAT family N-acetyltransferase, with the protein product MSYFQSFDWCRSWVAEFCTEATEPYVITLWRDEVLLAIVPLVVTRKGGIARLVTLGEAHAQYCGALALAGATSDPEVVEALRLAVRASKTDVWVQRCVIEGSALDRMIATIARVREEPNQSSVLDLTPYVSADAYFERLGKLQKRNRNRRRNHLARLGDVSFEMVFPDDAGFDGLVEQAVNWKREWLAQTGRRSVGFSAQGYAAFLKRLPGDSDQRSGACISVLRVGDRVVALELGFLHYRHYYAYIGSFDWSLRELSPGKVQMEMTVGWLIEQGARAYDLLVNPADYKNSWTNSAHAVATRAKPLSWKGRVYTGYWLPTVRPFVKRHYERLPVLMQRWTNFLQGSVCLLLYV
- the ltaE gene encoding low-specificity L-threonine aldolase; amino-acid sequence: MNTIRHDFRSDTVTRPSDGMRAAMAEAEVGDDVYGDDPTVNLLEQRIAGMMDKEAAMFVPSGTMSNLLALLAHCERGDEYIAGQDAHCYAHEAGGAAVLGSIQPQPIAHQADGTMAIDDIENAIKPDDSHYARTRLIALENTFGGRALPMGYMDAVADVADRHGLGLHLDGARGFNAALALSIDIATLGKRFDTVSICLSKGLGAPVGSVLVGRGELIGKARRYRKMVGGGLRQSGILAAAALYALDHNVERLADDHKRAKRLAEGLARHPQLSVTMPDTNIVWAKAEREVSGALTEHLESMGIAFGGGYGEHRWVTHIDIGDDDIENAISAVDTFFKD
- a CDS encoding methyltransferase → MSKAIYSSGDVFADRRADYARQLDQSGDPAAASELMEQALELAPEWAAGWDLLGNYHEKAGNISAAIGAWRRLEALDDHGVFGARLKLAAHNAGAAGQGTAVGYVEALFDQYAAKFEQSLVGKLGYKVPELLDEIVNQEMARLGIERFGRAIDLGCGTGLMGQRLRGKVDHLEGVDISAAMIAETARKGIYDKLEKAELVEALNRCDRDTDLLTAADVLIYCGAIEPVLSAMMPALQPGGLVAFSLEAHDGPEAVFLRPSLRYAHGIEATRTALVAAGFSILRYETAELRMDRGAPITGILVVAQKPQHSMTAANDVGMDGDVAA
- a CDS encoding cold-shock protein gives rise to the protein MATGTVKWFNGQKGYGFIQPDEGGADVFVHISAVQRSGLNGLDEGQKVNYEIVKDKRTGKSAADNLTTS
- the greA gene encoding transcription elongation factor GreA — encoded protein: MDKIPMTVQGQKALAAEFEHRTSNERRRIIDAIAEARAHGDLSENAEYSAAKEQQALNEGRIKELETILALADVIDVSKLSGTTVKFGATVTFIDDDTEVEKTYQIVGDPEADASGGRISISSPIARAMIGKEEGDSFEVAAPGGSRGYEILKIRYV
- the trxB gene encoding thioredoxin-disulfide reductase, yielding MHAKVIIIGSGPAGYSAAIYAARAMLEPVMIQGLQPGGQLTITTDVENYPGFADVIQGPWLMDQMKAQAEHVGTRMVNDIITDVNFDVRPFVLTGDSGDVYTADSIIIATGAQAKWLGLPSEQKFQGFGVSACATCDGFFYRGKEVLVVGGGNTAVEEALFLTNFAEKVIVIHRRDEFRAERILQDRLFKNQKIEVRWNTEIVEVAGSEMPPSVNAVMLRNRATNEVYEQKIDGVFVAIGHAPATSIFSGKLDMKAGGYLQVKPGTTQTNVPGVFAAGDVTDDVYRQAITAAGMGCMAALDAERFLAEHELAEAAE
- a CDS encoding LysR family transcriptional regulator, which produces MLDWDKLRIFHTAAESGSFTHAAEKLGMSQSAVSRQISALEDDLGFKLFIRHARGLVLTEVGEQLFRTAHRMHWELQQVETQMSESQDVPTGPLVVTTTVGIGSTWLSSRLDEFLKLYPLIQLEIRLNDAELDLAMREADVAIRLHRPNQSEMIQRKLFTVHNHFYASDAYISEYGMPKSPEDLDNHRIISFGEPVPSYLGDINYLERMGRPDSSPRRAVLKVNAIYGMMNAARAGIGIAMLPAYVVEKADGLVQVLPEVELPAYEAYFVYPPALKNSKRVGVFRDFLVSKAREWSF
- a CDS encoding HAD family hydrolase, which produces MARITTIALDADDTLWENEQFFRLTEERFTTLLRDHTDSADLNDRLISATMRNLAFYGFGAKGFTLSMIETALELTEHRVPGPVIAEILAAGRELLTYPVETLPYVDEALQALEKKYRLILITKGDVIDQERKLAASGLAEYFAAVEIVQDKTTAVYERIFAQHTEGAGHTVMVGNSMKSDILPALEAGAFAVYVPHRLTWVYEQADEPINHPRWAKIEHLGQLLPVLDTFATQASHP